In the genome of Salinigranum halophilum, the window GCGGCGGGCGGGGAGTTCCACCCCTCGTTCGCGGACGCCTACGAGGTGCAGAAGATACTGGACGCCATCGAGCGGTCGGACGAGTCCGGAGCGTGGGTCGCGGTCGACTGAACGTTACAGTTTCTGCACGCCCTCGTCGGTGACGACCTCGTCGATGAGGTCGACCGGGGTCGCGTCGTACGCGGGGTTCTCGACGGTGATGCCTTCTGCGGGTTCGAGCATCACCTCGGTCGCGGGGCGGACCTCGTTCTCGAAGCGGAACTCGTCGATGAGCTTCGTGCTCGACCCGACGACGGTGACGGGGACGCCAGCGTGGTTGGCCGTCGCGACGAGTGGGTACGTTCCGACGCGGTTGTAGAGGGTCTCCTCGACGATGCAGTCCATCCCGATGACGACGCGGTCACAGTCGGGCAGGAAGTGCCCACAGGCACCGTCGGTCATGAGGTGGGGGTCGACGGTGTCGAGTTGTGCCAGGGCGCGAGCGGTCTTCCGGCCGAGGTAGCGGGGACGCGCCTCGGTGATGTACGCCGTCAGTTCCGTCTCGGCGGCGGCGGCGGTCTCGATGGCGTCGAGAACTGTGGAGGAGTAGTCGTGGGTGAGGAACGTCTCCCCGTCGGCGAAGGTCTCCGCAGCGTTCGCCGCTGCGCCCCGTTTGCCCTGTTCGATGTCCTCGACGACGTCCTCGATGGTGTGTTCGAGCGCGGCCATCGCCCCTTCGACGGTCGTCGACTGGCCGACGACCTCGTCGAGGACGCGACGCATCGCGTTGTGGAGCGAGGCGTGGGAGGGGTTCGAGCGCCGGAGCGCGCCGACGTTGTGCTCGACCGCTCGCTCGAAGTCGTCGATGGCGGCGTACTCCCGCTCGGTGAGTTCGGCGAGCGCGCGGGTGGCCTTGATGGCGACGACCGAGGAGCTGTGGGTCTGCATCTCCCGGATCTCCTCGATGGTCTCGTCGATCATACCTGCACGTGCGCGGGTGGCGGGGAAAACGGCTTCGGGCCTGTCTCAGTCCTCGGTGTTCGGGTCGGCGTCGGGTCGGCCGACGCCGCCGTCGCCGGCGTTGGTGTGCCGGGCGTAGAGGTAGACGAAGACGGCGGTGAGGAACCAGATGACCGCGCCGACGCGGATGGCGAACGAGGCGCGCGCCCCCCACGTGGGCAGCGTCGTCGTCGTCGACAACACCGCGACGATGGGCGACCCGACCAGGATGGTCACGACGAACGTCGTCTGCATCACCCATCCGAAGTCCACACCGTCGGGGTCAGAGCGTTCGACTGGTTGCACGGTTGCCGGGTACGGTCGTGAGGGATAAGAGGTGTCGGTTCACGCTCGACGCGAGCGTGACGATTCGTGTGTGCCGTGTCGTGCGGACGTGCTGTGCGGCGGAGCGGACGTGCTGTGCGGCGGAGCGGACGTGGCATCCATCGTGGAACCGGTCGTGAGGAGGGGACCTTCGTGCGGTACACGGGCGCGATGAGGCCACACCCTCCCCAGCCGACTGCGGGACTCGGACGCTCACTTCGCTCGCGTCCTGCGTTCCTCGTCCCTCGCGCGGTGTCAGCGCGGCACGGAGCCCGCGCTGTCACGCGCCACCACCATGCTTCGGTCGGCTCGTGAGAGCGAGCGACCGGAGTGGGAGGCGAGACTGTAGCCCGGTCAGACTGTCGACTCTGCGGTCTCCACACGCCCTCGACGCCTCAGAGAGCGGCTCGTCGACGACTCGTCGCGCGGTCCGCTCAGTCGACCGAGAATCGAAACGACTCGACCGAGCGGTACGCGACGCCGGCGCGCTCGGCCGTCGTCCGGTCTCTGGGGGAGTCACCGACGAACACCGCCCGCCCGGGCGCGACGTCGATGCCGCGAAGCGTCGTCAAGAGTGGCTCGGGGTCCGGCTTCCGCGTCGCGACGCTGTCCCGACCGACGACGGCGTCGACCCACTCGGCGAGGTCGTGTGCCTCCAGGGCGAGTCGGACGCTCGCCTCACAGTTGAGCGAGCAGACGCCCACGGGCACCTCGTGGCTCGACACCCGGTCGGCGAGCGGGAGGCGAGCAGAGACGCGCGCGCCCTCGCGCTCGTGGTCGGCGATGACGGCCTCGAGTTCGTCGCGCAGTCCCTCCGCGTCTGCGAGGTCGAGCATCGTCCAGAGGTCGTAGCCGGTGGCGTCGACGCCGTGGGCGTCGAAGCGGGCGACTGCGTCCCGCGCGACGGCGTTCCAGTCGACGTCGAGACGGACGAGCGTCCCGTCGAGGTCGTAGACGACGGCGTCGTACGCGTCGAGGCTCGGTCTGTCTGTCACTACCGTTCCGGAGGTCCGACGCGGACAAGAGCGCTTCGACCGGTCGACCTCGCTCGATGGTCAGTCGACGACGGCGCGGGCGATAATCTCCTTTTGAATCTGGGAGGTGCCCTCGTAGATGGTGAGAATCTTCGCGTCACGGTAGAACCGCTCGACTGGGAAGTCCTTCGTGTAGCCGTAGCCGCCGTGGACCTGGACGGCTTCGTTGCAGACGTCCACCGCAGCCTCGCTCGCGAAGTACTTCGCCATCGCCGCCGCGAGGCGGGGGTCAGCGCCCGCGTCGTCCTGTTCGGCGGCCGCTCTGACCATGAGCCGCGAGGCGTGGACCTGCGTCGCCATGTCCGCGAGCTTGTGTCTGATCGCCTGCAGCTTCCCGATGGGGCGGTCGAACTGCTCGCGGTCGTTCGCGTACGAGACGGCCTCGTCGAGGGCCGCCTGCGAGAGGCCGACCGCCTGCGCGGCGATGCCGATGCGCCCACCGGTCAGGATGTGGAACGCCGCAGAGAGGCCCTTCCCCTCCTCTGTGAGGCGGTTCTCGGCCGGGACGCGCACCTCGTCGAACGTCAGTGCCGTCGTGTCCGACGCCCTGAGCCCCAGTTTGTGCTCCTTCTTCCCGACCTCGATGCCCGCGGATTTGGGGACGAGAAACTGCGTCACCGAGGAGTCGTCGGCCGGGTCGGTCTTGGCGAAGACGATGCAGACGTCGCCGCGCTCGCCGTTCGTAATCCACTGTTTCTCGCCCGAGATGACGTACTCGTCACCCTCTCTGTGGGCTGTCGTCGTCATCTCGGCCGGGTTCGACCCCGCTCCGGGTTCGGAGAGCGCGAACATCCCGACGGGCCGGCCCGCGGCCATGTCGGGGAGGTACCGTTCTTTCAGCGCGTCGCTCCCGAACTCGGCGAGACACGAGGTCGCGAGACAGTGAACCGACAGCGCCGTCGCGACCGCGAGCTGGCCGTACGCTACCTCCTCGTTGACGACGCTGTAGGTGAGCCGGTCGGCGTCGAAGCCGCCGTACGCCTCGGGCGTCGTCAGACCGGTCAGGTCCAGCGCGGCGAGTTCGTCCCAGGCGTCTTCGGGGAAGCTCTCCGATGCGTCTGCTGCCGCCGCACCCGGGCGGAGTTCCTCGACGGCGAACTCGCGGACGACCTCACGGATGGCTCGTTGCTCCTCGGAGAGCGAGCCGGACGCTGCCAGTGCCATAGCCGTTCCACGCGACGCGCCGACGAAAAACCTGCGCACGTCTGACGCCAGGCTGACGCAATCGGGTCGACAATTAAGAGGCTGCTCCCGGAGTAACGACCATGCAGCGGATTTCGCTCATCGTCGCCGGATTCGTGCTCGTCGCGTCACTCGCCGGCGCTGCCGGACCAGCGCTCGCTCAGTCGGACGACATGGTCACGCTGACCATCGAAGTCGTGAACCCCTCGACGAACCAGCAACTCGGTGGGGTGACACTCCTGGCGACCTGGGACGGTGGTGAGAGCCGCGCGACCACGGCGTCGAACGGGATGGTACTCATCGACGTCCCGGAGGCCGCCAGCGTCGAGATTACACCCGACGACCCGAGCTACACGCGGAACGAACCGTACTTCATCCGCGTCGCCACCGAGCGCGAACACACCATCGAGGTCTTCCGGAAGGCCGACATCGACGTGTCCGTCCGCGACGCTGAAGGGCCGGTCGCGGATGCCCGCGTCGCGCTCTCGCAGGACGGTATCGAGGCCGTGAGCGGTCGAACCGACACCGACGGGCAGTTTCGGTCGGGGACCATCGCCCAGGGTCGGTACACCGTCACCGTCGTGAAGGCGGGCTACTACCGGACCACGCAGGACGTCATCGTCGCCGGCTCGCCCGAGGAGACTGTCCAGATCGAACGCGGTCGCGTCGACTACGACATCGTCGTCGAGGACCCCCACTTCGACCCGGCAGAGCCCGTCTCGAACGCGACCGTCTCCATCGAGGGCGCTGGAGAGTCGGTCACGGACGACCGCGGGTCGACGGCCTCGCTCCTCCCCGTCAACAGCGAACTCGAGGTGACCGTCTCGAAGGAGGGGTACGAGTCAGTCACGCGGACGGTCACGACCAACGAGAGCGCGGGGTCGCTCGCCTTCGAGCTCAGCCGCGAACCCGGCCTCTCGCTCACCGCGTTGAACGAGCGCACCGTCGTCGGCGAGATGGTCCCCGTCGAGGTGACGAACGCCTACGGCGAACCCGCGTCGGGCGTGACCATCCTGGTCGACGGCGAAGCGGTCGCCCAGACCGACCAGAACGGCCGGGCGACCGTCCGCATCGAAGAACCCGGTGACCGCAGTCTGCAGGCACGGCGTGGTGGGACGACTTCGGAGTCCGTGACGGTTCGCGGCATCGGTGAGGGAGGAGCCACGGAGTCCGGAGCGACGACGGACGCGGGAGACCAGATGACGGGAACGGAAACCGACGACGGCTCCGGGGGCGCGGCGACCGGACTGTTGGGCCCCATCGTGGCGCTCGTCGGGCTCCTCGTCGTCCTCGCGCTCGGCGTGCTCTACTGGCGGCGTCGAGAGGCCCGCTCGGCCGACCCGAGCGCGTGGGCCGACGACCCCCTCGCGAGCACCGAGCGCTCGGGGGGTGTTGGATTCGGGGACGACACCGAACCCCGGACGTCCGCCGACGCCGAGGCCGACACCAGCGATGACAGTGAGTCCGAACGCGGCGCGAGCGAGCCGTCGAC includes:
- a CDS encoding HAD family hydrolase — encoded protein: MTDRPSLDAYDAVVYDLDGTLVRLDVDWNAVARDAVARFDAHGVDATGYDLWTMLDLADAEGLRDELEAVIADHEREGARVSARLPLADRVSSHEVPVGVCSLNCEASVRLALEAHDLAEWVDAVVGRDSVATRKPDPEPLLTTLRGIDVAPGRAVFVGDSPRDRTTAERAGVAYRSVESFRFSVD
- a CDS encoding DUF5822 domain-containing protein, with protein sequence MQPVERSDPDGVDFGWVMQTTFVVTILVGSPIVAVLSTTTTLPTWGARASFAIRVGAVIWFLTAVFVYLYARHTNAGDGGVGRPDADPNTED
- a CDS encoding acyl-CoA dehydrogenase family protein, with the translated sequence MALAASGSLSEEQRAIREVVREFAVEELRPGAAAADASESFPEDAWDELAALDLTGLTTPEAYGGFDADRLTYSVVNEEVAYGQLAVATALSVHCLATSCLAEFGSDALKERYLPDMAAGRPVGMFALSEPGAGSNPAEMTTTAHREGDEYVISGEKQWITNGERGDVCIVFAKTDPADDSSVTQFLVPKSAGIEVGKKEHKLGLRASDTTALTFDEVRVPAENRLTEEGKGLSAAFHILTGGRIGIAAQAVGLSQAALDEAVSYANDREQFDRPIGKLQAIRHKLADMATQVHASRLMVRAAAEQDDAGADPRLAAAMAKYFASEAAVDVCNEAVQVHGGYGYTKDFPVERFYRDAKILTIYEGTSQIQKEIIARAVVD
- a CDS encoding carboxypeptidase regulatory-like domain-containing protein, with the protein product MQRISLIVAGFVLVASLAGAAGPALAQSDDMVTLTIEVVNPSTNQQLGGVTLLATWDGGESRATTASNGMVLIDVPEAASVEITPDDPSYTRNEPYFIRVATEREHTIEVFRKADIDVSVRDAEGPVADARVALSQDGIEAVSGRTDTDGQFRSGTIAQGRYTVTVVKAGYYRTTQDVIVAGSPEETVQIERGRVDYDIVVEDPHFDPAEPVSNATVSIEGAGESVTDDRGSTASLLPVNSELEVTVSKEGYESVTRTVTTNESAGSLAFELSREPGLSLTALNERTVVGEMVPVEVTNAYGEPASGVTILVDGEAVAQTDQNGRATVRIEEPGDRSLQARRGGTTSESVTVRGIGEGGATESGATTDAGDQMTGTETDDGSGGAATGLLGPIVALVGLLVVLALGVLYWRRREARSADPSAWADDPLASTERSGGVGFGDDTEPRTSADAEADTSDDSESERGASEPSTDDAGADAQRESGAAVDAGADAGEPDDAGAETEEPDETGADAEEPDETGADAGETDETGSDDDEEK
- a CDS encoding translation initiation factor eIF-2B: MIDETIEEIREMQTHSSSVVAIKATRALAELTEREYAAIDDFERAVEHNVGALRRSNPSHASLHNAMRRVLDEVVGQSTTVEGAMAALEHTIEDVVEDIEQGKRGAAANAAETFADGETFLTHDYSSTVLDAIETAAAAETELTAYITEARPRYLGRKTARALAQLDTVDPHLMTDGACGHFLPDCDRVVIGMDCIVEETLYNRVGTYPLVATANHAGVPVTVVGSSTKLIDEFRFENEVRPATEVMLEPAEGITVENPAYDATPVDLIDEVVTDEGVQKL